Proteins from one Polynucleobacter wuianus genomic window:
- the urtC gene encoding urea ABC transporter permease subunit UrtC, with protein sequence MDIRKLAPSSSFSLFVPERESILSKRSYIALAALTLCVLIGVPIFSLLVPDTSMFYMSAYALTLIGKIMCFAIAALALDLVWGYCGILSLGHGLFFAIGGYIMGMYLMRQIGTDGVYKSELPDFMVFLDWKDLPWFWKGSEHFWWMLMMLVLVPGVISWIFGYFAFRSRIKGVYFSIITQALTYAAMLLFFRNETGFGGNNGFTDFKRILGYSISASSTRVTLFIITFLVLLGSLILCRALITSKMGRVITAVRDAESRLMFCGYNPLGFKLFVWVVSAILCAIAGALFVPQVGIINPGEMSPTNSIEMAIWVAVGGRGTLLGPIIGAFAVSGAKSFFTANFAEYWLFFLGLMFVLVTLFLPNGLLGIYHQFFHKKGGSE encoded by the coding sequence ATGGATATTAGAAAACTTGCCCCTTCATCCAGCTTTAGTCTTTTCGTGCCAGAGCGTGAATCCATTCTGAGCAAACGATCCTATATTGCATTAGCTGCGCTTACGTTGTGCGTATTGATTGGTGTACCAATCTTCTCATTGTTGGTTCCAGATACCAGTATGTTTTATATGTCAGCTTATGCGCTTACTTTAATTGGCAAGATCATGTGCTTTGCGATAGCGGCATTAGCGCTCGACTTAGTTTGGGGCTACTGCGGAATCTTAAGTCTTGGGCATGGCTTATTCTTCGCTATCGGTGGATACATCATGGGGATGTATCTCATGCGTCAGATCGGTACTGACGGCGTTTACAAAAGTGAATTACCCGACTTCATGGTTTTTTTAGACTGGAAAGATTTGCCTTGGTTCTGGAAGGGTAGCGAGCATTTTTGGTGGATGCTCATGATGTTAGTTTTGGTGCCTGGCGTTATTTCTTGGATATTCGGATACTTTGCTTTCCGATCCAGGATTAAAGGGGTTTACTTTTCGATCATTACCCAAGCCTTAACGTACGCCGCGATGTTGCTGTTCTTCAGAAATGAAACGGGCTTTGGTGGAAATAATGGCTTCACTGACTTCAAGAGAATTTTGGGATACTCAATTAGTGCCTCGAGCACACGTGTCACACTCTTTATTATTACTTTCCTGGTTTTGTTAGGTAGCCTTATTCTTTGTCGAGCCCTAATCACTTCTAAGATGGGTAGAGTTATTACTGCAGTTCGCGATGCGGAGTCCCGTCTAATGTTTTGCGGTTACAACCCATTAGGATTTAAGCTTTTTGTTTGGGTGGTATCGGCTATCTTGTGCGCTATTGCGGGAGCTTTATTTGTACCTCAGGTTGGCATCATCAACCCAGGCGAGATGTCTCCAACCAACTCTATTGAAATGGCTATTTGGGTTGCAGTTGGTGGCCGGGGAACTTTGCTCGGACCAATCATTGGAGCCTTTGCAGTCAGCGGCGCTAAAAGCTTTTTTACCGCAAACTTTGCAGAATATTGGTTATTTTTCTTGGGCCTCATGTTTGTTCTGGTTACTTTGTTCTTGCCTAACGGCTTATTAGGGATATATCACCAGTTCTTTCATAAGAAAGGCGGCTCGGAATGA
- a CDS encoding ABC transporter substrate-binding protein: MSKSTFSIGRRQLLQAGAITAASSLIPSFASAADDKIQIGYWPIASGLPFYVALEKGYFKEVGLNVEGVKFASPNQIAEAMIAGRIQGSANGTASAALALAEISSPNLFKIICSNPSNAKYVLDEVLVPIDSKVKAIKDLPKDVKFGCGPGIQNVTLTKIILEKNGLLNVQPIELPVGQHIPALAAGQIDAVYTLEPSGTIGKVKGVSRVLEAGVISKYMLGDAMAPWFGGSASLTTTLIKERPTDVKKYILAYAKGVDFVRKNPEESRKSLDGFTAIEEAVVKEVPLANFVMFNEFKPSDIAYFQKYFDIFTDRKIFSKVVDVKPLIYS; this comes from the coding sequence ATGAGTAAAAGCACATTTAGCATTGGACGTCGTCAGTTACTGCAAGCGGGTGCTATTACAGCAGCCTCAAGCCTTATCCCATCATTTGCCAGCGCAGCTGATGACAAAATTCAGATTGGCTACTGGCCTATCGCTAGTGGCCTACCCTTTTATGTGGCGCTAGAAAAAGGTTACTTTAAAGAGGTTGGTCTTAATGTTGAGGGTGTGAAGTTTGCCAGCCCCAATCAAATCGCTGAGGCGATGATTGCTGGTCGTATTCAAGGGTCTGCAAACGGCACAGCCTCTGCGGCATTAGCCCTTGCTGAAATTTCCTCACCCAATCTATTTAAAATTATTTGTTCTAACCCTTCAAATGCCAAATATGTATTAGATGAAGTCTTAGTACCAATAGATAGCAAAGTCAAAGCCATTAAAGATCTTCCAAAAGATGTTAAGTTTGGCTGCGGCCCAGGCATTCAAAATGTGACACTAACTAAGATTATTCTCGAAAAAAATGGCCTGCTAAACGTTCAACCAATCGAGTTACCTGTGGGCCAACATATTCCAGCTCTAGCTGCTGGACAAATTGATGCTGTCTATACCCTTGAGCCATCTGGAACGATTGGAAAGGTAAAGGGTGTATCACGTGTATTAGAAGCAGGCGTTATTTCTAAATACATGCTGGGTGATGCGATGGCGCCTTGGTTTGGTGGATCAGCATCATTGACTACCACACTAATTAAGGAGCGCCCTACCGATGTGAAGAAATATATCCTCGCCTATGCCAAGGGAGTAGATTTTGTCCGTAAGAATCCAGAAGAATCTAGAAAATCACTTGATGGCTTTACTGCAATTGAAGAGGCGGTTGTTAAAGAAGTGCCTTTAGCAAATTTTGTGATGTTTAACGAATTTAAACCTAGTGATATTGCTTACTTCCAGAAATATTTCGATATCTTCACGGATCGTAAGATTTTCTCTAAGGTTGTAGATGTTAAGCCTTTGATCTACTCCTAA
- the htpG gene encoding molecular chaperone HtpG, translating into MTVATKETLGFQAEVKQLLQLMIHSLYSNKEIFLRELISNASDAADKLRFEGIAHPDWYGDDPELKIKVEFDKAARTVTISDNGIGMSREEVINNLGTIARSGTKEFFTKLSGDQQKDAALIGQFGVGFYSGFIVADRITVDTRRAGLPASDGVRWESDGSGEFTIESIDRSQRGTSITLHLREGEDDFLSSYQLKSIIRKYSDHISLPIQMRKEEWDADKKEQVIKDELESINQSSALWARNKSEITEEQYNEFYKHLSHDYENPLCYSLNRVEGRSEFTQLLFVPSKAPFDLWDRNKRGGIKLYVKRIFIMDDAEKLMPMYLRFVTGVIDSVDLPLNVSREILQESRDIKVIRESSTKRVLSMLEELANNEDEAKKEKYRTFWTQFGQVLKEGVGEDHANQERILKLLRFASTHTDSAEQTVSLAEYVSRMKEGQDKIYYVTGETFNAAKNSPHLEIFRKKGVEVLLLSDRVDEWMLSFITEFDGKQLASVAKGGLDLGSLSDEKEKKEHEETEKRFKDLVERMKKVLEDKAKDVRVTFRLTDSPACLIADENELSGNLLRMLKAAGQNAPDMKPILEINPEHPLLSKLKSDDKHFDDWTNLLFDQALLAEGGQLNHPASFVKRMNQLLLK; encoded by the coding sequence ATGACTGTTGCTACTAAAGAAACTTTAGGCTTTCAGGCGGAAGTAAAGCAGCTTTTGCAGCTGATGATTCACTCCTTATATTCCAATAAGGAGATTTTCCTACGTGAGCTCATCTCAAACGCTTCTGATGCTGCTGATAAATTGCGTTTTGAAGGTATTGCCCACCCTGATTGGTATGGTGATGACCCAGAACTGAAGATCAAAGTCGAATTTGATAAAGCTGCTAGAACGGTAACTATTTCAGATAATGGAATTGGTATGAGCCGAGAAGAGGTGATCAATAACCTGGGTACGATTGCCCGTTCTGGTACTAAAGAGTTCTTTACCAAGCTATCTGGAGATCAGCAAAAAGATGCAGCCCTCATTGGCCAGTTCGGCGTAGGCTTTTACTCTGGCTTTATTGTGGCTGACCGCATTACGGTTGACACTCGTCGTGCAGGCTTACCTGCTTCTGATGGCGTGCGTTGGGAATCAGATGGTTCTGGTGAATTTACGATTGAATCGATTGATCGTTCGCAGCGTGGAACCTCTATAACCTTGCATTTACGTGAGGGAGAGGATGATTTCCTCAGTAGCTATCAGCTTAAATCGATTATTCGTAAGTACTCTGACCATATTTCTTTACCAATTCAGATGCGTAAAGAAGAGTGGGATGCCGATAAAAAAGAGCAGGTTATTAAGGATGAGTTAGAAAGTATTAACCAGTCTTCCGCGCTATGGGCTCGCAATAAGTCAGAAATTACAGAAGAGCAGTACAACGAGTTTTATAAGCACCTATCGCATGATTATGAAAACCCGCTGTGCTATTCATTAAATCGAGTAGAGGGTAGAAGTGAATTTACCCAGTTACTCTTTGTGCCGAGTAAAGCCCCTTTTGATTTGTGGGATCGCAATAAGCGTGGTGGCATCAAGCTGTATGTCAAACGCATTTTCATTATGGATGATGCTGAAAAGCTCATGCCGATGTATTTACGCTTTGTTACTGGCGTAATTGATTCAGTCGATTTGCCCCTAAACGTCTCCCGTGAAATCTTGCAAGAGTCGCGTGATATTAAAGTCATTCGCGAAAGTTCTACCAAGCGAGTGCTGAGCATGCTTGAAGAGCTTGCCAATAATGAAGATGAGGCTAAGAAAGAGAAATATCGCACCTTCTGGACGCAATTTGGTCAAGTCCTCAAAGAAGGTGTTGGAGAAGATCATGCTAATCAAGAGCGGATTCTCAAGCTTCTTCGTTTTGCTAGCACCCATACCGATTCTGCTGAGCAGACAGTATCTTTGGCTGAGTATGTCTCGCGTATGAAAGAAGGCCAAGACAAGATTTACTATGTCACGGGTGAAACTTTCAACGCAGCTAAAAACAGTCCGCATTTAGAGATTTTCCGTAAGAAAGGCGTTGAAGTACTCTTGTTATCGGACCGTGTTGATGAGTGGATGCTGTCTTTCATCACGGAGTTTGATGGTAAGCAATTGGCTTCAGTTGCTAAGGGTGGTTTAGATTTAGGAAGTCTAAGTGATGAAAAAGAAAAGAAGGAGCATGAGGAAACTGAGAAGCGGTTCAAGGACTTGGTTGAGCGCATGAAAAAAGTCTTGGAAGATAAGGCTAAAGATGTGCGAGTGACCTTTCGCTTAACGGATTCTCCAGCCTGTTTGATTGCTGATGAAAATGAACTGTCTGGAAACTTGCTACGTATGCTCAAGGCTGCCGGTCAAAATGCTCCTGATATGAAGCCTATATTAGAGATTAATCCTGAGCACCCTTTACTTTCCAAACTCAAAAGTGATGATAAGCATTTTGATGATTGGACTAATCTCTTATTTGACCAGGCCTTATTGGCAGAGGGTGGTCAGTTAAATCATCCAGCCAGTTTTGTAAAGCGCATGAATCAATTGCTCCTCAAATAA
- the urtB gene encoding urea ABC transporter permease subunit UrtB, whose amino-acid sequence MKFPVFSKLILFVVCSLASGITFAKINTPDLKILFSDNFDAKVKVVQNLSKEGSPEALEILQALSAESLFLSPQGVVIQKGDQYIDPLTAQNISVKSDEMQEVVLNNQLRGKVDNALLGLQLASADPQIRTKAVDALIKDPEPDAFPVVEKLLSTENDPVLRPKVEKLWALLALQSDNQESKLKAIALLGDSGDPQVAALLAPLAKEGGPVQEAAEKALAKIKKSEFSGEILGNVIAGLSYGSILLLCALGLAITYGLIGVINMAHGEFLMVGAYATFVVQGFFRQYAPGYLDWYLLFALPVAFVVAALVGILIERTVIKFLYGRPLETLLATFGVSLLMIQMTRTIFGAQNVEVANPTWMSGALQVLPNLVVPYNRIIIFGFAIAVVAVTWLVLNKTRLGLFVRAVTQNRTMAACVGVKTVRVDMYAFAFGAGIAGLGGVALSQIGNVGPDLGQSYIVDSFMVVVLGGVGQLAGTIYGAFGLGITSKLLEPFIGAVLAKIAILVFIIIFIQRRPQGLFALKGRSVD is encoded by the coding sequence ATGAAATTCCCGGTCTTTTCAAAACTAATCCTTTTTGTCGTTTGTTCATTGGCAAGCGGGATTACTTTTGCAAAAATTAATACTCCAGATTTAAAGATTCTGTTTAGCGATAATTTTGATGCCAAGGTTAAGGTAGTCCAAAATTTATCTAAAGAGGGTAGTCCCGAGGCCTTGGAAATTCTTCAAGCTCTCAGTGCAGAAAGCCTCTTTTTGTCACCTCAAGGTGTTGTAATTCAAAAGGGCGATCAATATATAGATCCGTTAACCGCACAAAACATATCAGTGAAGTCTGATGAGATGCAAGAGGTTGTGCTCAACAATCAATTGCGCGGTAAAGTTGATAATGCCTTATTAGGTTTGCAGCTAGCTTCAGCAGATCCACAGATTCGCACCAAAGCTGTCGATGCTTTGATTAAGGATCCTGAGCCCGATGCTTTTCCAGTGGTTGAAAAATTACTTTCAACTGAAAACGATCCAGTGCTAAGGCCAAAAGTAGAAAAGCTTTGGGCGCTATTGGCGTTGCAATCAGATAATCAAGAGTCAAAATTGAAAGCTATTGCCTTATTGGGTGATAGTGGCGACCCTCAAGTCGCGGCTTTATTGGCTCCGCTAGCTAAAGAGGGTGGTCCAGTTCAGGAGGCTGCCGAGAAGGCTCTGGCCAAAATTAAGAAATCTGAGTTTAGTGGCGAGATTTTAGGTAATGTCATTGCCGGCCTTAGTTATGGCAGCATCCTTTTGCTGTGTGCATTGGGCCTAGCGATTACTTATGGTTTGATTGGCGTCATTAATATGGCCCATGGTGAGTTCTTGATGGTGGGTGCTTATGCAACCTTTGTTGTTCAGGGCTTCTTTAGGCAATATGCCCCAGGCTACCTGGATTGGTATTTACTATTTGCATTACCTGTAGCCTTTGTTGTGGCCGCTTTGGTCGGCATCTTAATCGAAAGAACGGTCATTAAGTTTTTATATGGTCGCCCACTAGAAACTTTGTTGGCAACATTTGGCGTTAGTTTGCTAATGATCCAAATGACTAGAACTATTTTTGGTGCTCAAAACGTAGAAGTTGCTAACCCGACATGGATGTCAGGTGCTTTGCAGGTACTGCCAAATTTAGTGGTGCCATATAACCGCATCATTATTTTTGGATTTGCGATTGCAGTGGTCGCTGTTACCTGGCTAGTGCTTAACAAAACTCGGCTTGGGCTTTTCGTTAGAGCGGTCACTCAAAATCGGACAATGGCGGCCTGTGTTGGCGTTAAAACAGTTCGCGTAGATATGTATGCTTTTGCCTTTGGGGCAGGTATTGCTGGACTAGGTGGGGTTGCACTTTCACAAATCGGTAACGTTGGACCTGATCTAGGTCAAAGCTATATCGTCGACTCATTCATGGTGGTAGTGCTTGGTGGTGTAGGTCAACTTGCCGGCACAATCTATGGCGCATTCGGACTTGGCATCACGAGCAAGCTACTAGAACCCTTTATCGGCGCTGTATTGGCCAAGATTGCTATCTTAGTTTTCATCATCATCTTCATCCAGAGACGTCCTCAAGGCCTCTTCGCATTAAAAGGCAGGAGCGTTGATTAG
- the urtD gene encoding urea ABC transporter ATP-binding protein UrtD, with protein sequence MSAHFLEKGIDTSHTGILYVEDLSVNFDGFQAINKLSLTIDVGELRCVIGPNGAGKTTLMDVITGKTRSNIADIDGSVYLGSTIDLMTMNEPQIAQIGIGRKFQKPTVFEQHPVWENLELAMAGDKSWHHSLVAKVDSEGRQLMEAVLALTQLESEAYREAGLLSHGQKQRLEIGMLLMQQPKLLLLDEPVAGMTDEETMRLAELLNSLRGQCSMVVVEHDMEFVAALAGDKGKVTVLAEGSVLAEGTLDEVKRDERVIESYLGR encoded by the coding sequence ATGAGCGCTCACTTTCTTGAAAAGGGTATTGATACATCACATACGGGAATTTTGTATGTGGAAGATCTATCGGTAAATTTTGACGGCTTTCAGGCAATTAATAAATTGTCATTGACGATTGACGTTGGTGAGCTGCGCTGCGTTATTGGGCCTAATGGCGCTGGCAAAACAACATTAATGGATGTCATTACTGGTAAAACTCGCTCTAACATTGCCGATATTGATGGCTCTGTCTATTTAGGCTCGACTATTGATCTCATGACAATGAACGAACCGCAGATTGCTCAGATTGGTATTGGACGTAAGTTTCAAAAGCCTACCGTGTTTGAACAACATCCTGTTTGGGAAAATCTTGAGCTAGCTATGGCGGGAGATAAGTCATGGCATCATTCACTAGTCGCCAAGGTGGATTCAGAAGGTCGCCAACTCATGGAGGCGGTGCTAGCGCTGACTCAACTCGAATCAGAGGCTTATCGTGAGGCCGGCCTTCTCTCTCATGGTCAAAAGCAACGCCTAGAGATTGGCATGTTATTAATGCAACAACCAAAACTCCTATTGCTCGATGAGCCTGTTGCAGGCATGACAGACGAAGAAACCATGCGCCTGGCTGAACTGCTCAATTCTTTGCGTGGCCAATGTTCTATGGTCGTGGTTGAGCATGACATGGAGTTTGTTGCTGCATTGGCGGGCGATAAGGGCAAAGTCACCGTGTTGGCTGAGGGTTCGGTATTGGCTGAAGGCACACTAGATGAAGTAAAGCGCGATGAACGTGTTATTGAATCGTATTTAGGACGTTAA
- a CDS encoding ABC transporter permease, with the protein MINKDHFQKLLPLIGPIALLLLWSLILEAKWAKPILLPPPGATLAYMADSFMSGAIFGDLFATIKRTFYAFAIATAIGVPLGIILGSNEKIYRSVEFLIDFFRSTPSSALIPLFMLIFGITDINKIAIAAFAAVLVILFNSAYGVMNAKKTRVNAAKTMGIPTRFIFKDILLMESLPQTFVGLRMGISMALVIVIVAEMFIGSENGLGHRIIDAQQVFNVKEMYSSILITGALGYGLNLLFLISEKRIVHWGGKA; encoded by the coding sequence ATGATTAATAAAGATCATTTTCAAAAACTCCTTCCATTAATTGGGCCCATTGCACTTTTACTGCTATGGAGCCTGATTTTGGAGGCAAAGTGGGCAAAGCCAATCTTGCTGCCACCACCAGGGGCAACATTGGCTTATATGGCTGACTCTTTTATGAGTGGCGCTATCTTTGGTGATTTATTCGCCACGATTAAGCGCACCTTTTATGCCTTTGCAATTGCCACTGCAATTGGGGTTCCTTTAGGCATTATCTTGGGTAGCAATGAAAAGATTTATCGTAGCGTCGAATTCTTGATCGACTTCTTTAGATCAACACCTTCATCTGCCTTGATACCGCTGTTTATGCTGATCTTTGGTATTACCGATATTAATAAGATTGCAATTGCAGCTTTTGCCGCTGTATTAGTCATTCTGTTTAATAGCGCCTATGGCGTGATGAATGCGAAAAAGACTCGTGTAAACGCCGCCAAAACAATGGGTATACCTACTCGCTTTATTTTTAAAGATATCTTATTAATGGAGAGCCTGCCCCAAACCTTTGTCGGTTTGCGCATGGGCATTTCAATGGCTTTAGTGATTGTGATCGTAGCCGAGATGTTTATTGGCTCTGAGAACGGTCTTGGACATCGCATTATTGATGCTCAGCAAGTATTTAATGTCAAAGAGATGTACAGCTCGATTCTCATTACTGGCGCTCTTGGCTATGGTCTTAATCTTTTATTTCTGATTTCAGAAAAGCGTATTGTTCATTGGGGTGGAAAAGCATGA
- the urtA gene encoding urea ABC transporter substrate-binding protein, with protein sequence MKRRSILKLSTLAAALSFTGLSHLAMAQSKEPIKVGILHSLSGTMAISETSLKDMDLMVIDQINKSGGVLGRKLEPVVVDPASNWPLFAEKARQLLTKDKVAVVFGCWTSVSRKSVLPVFEELNGLLFYPVQYEGEEMSRNVFYTGAAPNQQAIPAVEYLMSKEGGGAKRWVLLGTDYVYPRTTNKILRAFLKSKGVKDDDIQETYTPFGHSDYQTIVANIKKFSQGGKTAVVSTINGDSNVPFYKELGNAGLKAKDVPVVAFSVGEEELRGVDTKPLVGQLAAWNYFMSVKNPVNDEWKKQWAAYSVEKKLPGASKPLTDDPMEASRTGILMWKAAVEKAGTTDVDAVRKAMIGQKLNTPSGYLEVMGANHHLSKPVMIGEIKADGQFNVIYKTPTAIPAKPWSQYIEGNAGKPDSVQ encoded by the coding sequence ATGAAACGTAGATCAATATTGAAGTTGTCAACTTTAGCAGCGGCATTAAGTTTTACAGGCTTAAGTCATTTAGCAATGGCTCAAAGTAAGGAGCCAATCAAGGTGGGCATCTTGCACTCCCTATCTGGAACAATGGCTATTTCTGAAACATCACTGAAAGATATGGATTTGATGGTGATTGATCAGATCAACAAAAGTGGTGGTGTTTTAGGTCGTAAATTAGAGCCAGTAGTTGTTGATCCAGCTTCTAATTGGCCATTATTTGCCGAGAAAGCCCGCCAATTGCTAACAAAAGACAAGGTAGCGGTTGTATTTGGTTGCTGGACTTCTGTATCACGTAAGTCCGTATTGCCAGTATTTGAAGAATTAAATGGCTTGCTGTTCTATCCAGTGCAGTATGAAGGCGAAGAAATGTCCCGCAACGTGTTCTACACCGGTGCGGCCCCCAATCAACAGGCTATTCCAGCGGTGGAGTACTTGATGAGTAAAGAGGGCGGCGGCGCTAAGCGCTGGGTTCTCTTGGGTACCGACTATGTTTACCCTCGCACAACCAATAAAATCTTGCGTGCATTCTTGAAATCCAAAGGTGTTAAAGATGATGATATTCAAGAAACATACACACCATTTGGCCATTCTGACTATCAAACCATTGTGGCCAACATCAAGAAGTTCTCTCAAGGTGGTAAGACAGCAGTTGTCTCTACTATTAACGGCGATTCAAATGTTCCTTTCTACAAAGAGTTGGGCAACGCAGGTTTGAAAGCTAAAGATGTTCCAGTAGTGGCATTCTCTGTTGGTGAAGAAGAGTTGCGTGGTGTTGATACCAAACCATTGGTTGGTCAATTGGCTGCATGGAACTACTTCATGTCAGTTAAGAACCCAGTCAATGACGAGTGGAAAAAACAATGGGCCGCTTATTCTGTAGAGAAGAAGCTACCTGGTGCTAGCAAGCCTTTGACAGATGATCCAATGGAAGCAAGCCGTACCGGTATCTTGATGTGGAAAGCTGCTGTTGAAAAAGCGGGTACAACGGATGTTGATGCTGTTCGTAAAGCGATGATTGGTCAAAAACTCAATACTCCAAGTGGTTATCTTGAGGTGATGGGTGCGAATCACCATTTGTCTAAGCCAGTCATGATTGGTGAAATCAAAGCAGATGGCCAGTTCAATGTGATCTATAAAACGCCAACAGCTATTCCAGCTAAACCATGGAGTCAGTACATCGAAGGTAATGCAGGCAAGCCTGATTCAGTACAGTAG
- a CDS encoding urease accessory protein UreD: MFLAPDNAVKQLFRSLSPSWLAKLSLSYERTAIGTVLKKSLHEGPLRVQKALYPEGDDICHTVIIHPPAGIAGGDTLDIQIAVGKGSHVVLSTPSATKWYKSFKNPATQNVQFELGENAKLDWLPQENLFFKGANSNVITKLSLSTNASFIGWDALMLGRYASGEAWSSGHIHMLNEIRRDGKLIWIENGHIDAEDQYSRSLPQLGSWPVCVTLWAVGPSCSANLVEIFAEMMPWTDALRAGVTLMPQGVLLVRAVSNDIEIARNFMIDVWAKLRPIIHDVPAQPLRLWAS; the protein is encoded by the coding sequence ATGTTTTTGGCTCCAGACAACGCAGTAAAACAGCTATTTAGGTCTCTAAGTCCTAGTTGGCTAGCTAAACTGAGTCTGTCTTATGAGCGAACCGCAATTGGCACTGTGCTTAAGAAAAGTTTGCATGAGGGGCCACTGCGGGTTCAAAAAGCTTTATATCCTGAAGGTGACGATATTTGCCACACTGTCATCATTCACCCGCCAGCAGGCATCGCAGGCGGCGATACCTTAGATATCCAGATTGCAGTTGGCAAAGGTAGTCATGTAGTCCTATCGACCCCAAGTGCCACTAAATGGTATAAATCATTTAAAAATCCTGCGACCCAAAATGTTCAATTTGAGCTGGGTGAGAATGCAAAGTTAGATTGGCTGCCTCAAGAGAATCTTTTTTTCAAAGGCGCAAACTCGAATGTGATTACCAAGCTGAGTCTTTCAACAAATGCCTCATTTATTGGTTGGGATGCTCTGATGTTGGGGCGCTATGCATCTGGTGAAGCATGGTCTAGCGGCCATATTCATATGCTCAATGAAATAAGGCGCGATGGGAAGTTGATTTGGATCGAGAACGGGCATATTGATGCAGAAGATCAATACTCCAGATCTTTGCCCCAACTAGGATCTTGGCCTGTATGTGTAACTTTATGGGCTGTAGGGCCAAGTTGTTCAGCGAATTTGGTTGAAATATTTGCTGAGATGATGCCTTGGACTGATGCATTGCGGGCTGGTGTGACGTTGATGCCACAAGGAGTGCTATTGGTGAGGGCAGTCTCAAACGATATTGAGATAGCAAGAAATTTTATGATTGATGTATGGGCTAAATTAAGGCCAATAATTCATGATGTACCAGCTCAACCATTGCGGCTTTGGGCTTCTTAG
- the urtE gene encoding urea ABC transporter ATP-binding subunit UrtE, with product MLIVKDLNQYYGGSHILRNMNFEVPKGQLTSLLGRNGVGKTTLLKSLMGVVKVKTGSITWDGNELVNLPTWSRVDGGFAYVPQGREIFPRLTVEENLLIGAAKFPSPKNIPGYIYELFPILSDMKARRGGDLSGGQQQQLAIGRALMSQPELIILDEPTEGIQPSIIQDIGRCLRKLVDEMGITVLLVEQYYDFAKELSDNYIVMRRGEVVAQGKGADMGLNGVQEMISV from the coding sequence ATGTTGATCGTCAAAGACCTAAATCAATACTATGGCGGTAGCCATATTTTGCGTAATATGAATTTTGAAGTTCCTAAGGGGCAGTTGACTAGCCTCCTTGGCCGCAATGGTGTTGGTAAAACCACTTTACTCAAATCTCTTATGGGTGTGGTTAAAGTAAAGACTGGCTCGATTACTTGGGATGGAAATGAATTAGTCAATCTACCCACTTGGTCTCGGGTGGATGGTGGTTTTGCCTATGTTCCACAGGGCCGAGAAATTTTTCCAAGACTTACGGTAGAAGAAAACCTGCTCATTGGGGCGGCAAAATTCCCAAGCCCAAAAAATATTCCCGGATATATTTATGAGCTATTTCCAATTCTGTCGGATATGAAGGCGCGTCGGGGTGGCGATTTATCAGGCGGCCAACAACAGCAATTAGCGATTGGGCGTGCACTGATGTCTCAGCCAGAGTTGATTATTTTGGATGAACCTACCGAGGGTATTCAGCCATCGATTATTCAGGACATTGGCCGATGCCTTCGCAAGCTAGTTGATGAAATGGGCATTACGGTTCTTCTCGTTGAACAATATTACGACTTTGCGAAAGAGCTCTCAGATAACTATATTGTGATGCGCCGTGGTGAAGTGGTTGCCCAAGGAAAGGGTGCCGACATGGGTCTCAATGGTGTGCAGGAGATGATTTCGGTTTAA
- a CDS encoding Hsp20 family protein, which produces MSYPFGKNVLLSSVGFDRLIDAMEEMSSGESLNKAQSYPPYNIIKKNERDYAIEIAVAGFKNDEIDITAEGNKLTVVGKVKADQTGEYLHKGIANRDFSHDFTLAETVIVRSADVENGLLIIKLENVIPKEKLPRKILIGGNSKLVIEEVKEAA; this is translated from the coding sequence ATGTCTTATCCATTCGGTAAAAATGTATTACTAAGCTCTGTAGGTTTTGATCGCCTCATTGATGCGATGGAGGAAATGAGCTCCGGAGAGAGTCTCAATAAAGCCCAAAGCTATCCCCCATATAACATCATCAAAAAGAATGAACGCGACTACGCTATTGAAATCGCAGTGGCAGGCTTCAAAAATGATGAGATTGATATCACGGCTGAAGGTAACAAGCTAACCGTTGTAGGTAAGGTTAAGGCAGATCAGACTGGCGAATACCTCCATAAGGGCATTGCCAATCGAGACTTTAGTCATGATTTCACCTTGGCAGAGACTGTGATTGTGCGCTCTGCCGATGTCGAGAATGGCTTACTGATCATCAAGCTAGAGAATGTCATTCCTAAGGAGAAGTTACCCCGCAAGATTTTGATTGGTGGAAACTCTAAGCTAGTGATTGAGGAAGTCAAGGAAGCGGCTTAA